The Podospora pseudocomata strain CBS 415.72m chromosome 1 map unlocalized CBS415.72m_1, whole genome shotgun sequence genome has a segment encoding these proteins:
- a CDS encoding uncharacterized protein (COG:H; EggNog:ENOG50KOG1083): MKSALQQIRSEPTRNNTRLGHEQPLNLKTPSLSRLVPVASLDRLHRKPQLAQQEKQQADRTMPATRKRALPEVSSENAQEPPQDSLLLRIRNMWQFANLVQFMMLFGKALKLDDNLDVEDLEAECLKPGSMALQNIGLGFLKFLSSHRGLTHDLFDEYTRRQYLNKAPEKNPFGNSEVSLRFADFDVFTKIRILQQMTQFIIMSSEKLRDKTEEQKDTDQTNWRIEPYGWDRHDRTYYVLDDNRLYRMSEAPAAPAKPKKNTKKAKAAQRANKRRRVASGAASDTEDAGDEASEGGAPAEPEDDGLGGMKWECLAATLSEVRDFISSLEKTKDPNEKILRNQIQAHLLPILEQQEESRRRKQLQREKELLNLEKMAHAKRSSRIAGKLEHRKEEERAREEERRQREEEAARRKEETKRAKVEREREHRLMSRERRLKEREVRRLQHEEELAQLSEDSKSTASARMSDRRRIAEIERNKKALQELEEEEEDWIFDCICGAYGQIDDGTHSVACERCNVWQHSKCLGIDEKEAEEEDFHFVCEPCRRREKEAEQRPLIKLKVNKQEEAPVSSSPQSAPTENTTGEADGRARLVVELPLKASSGVDESTEQPASAPSLDVANGDRPATTKPPDSQGSNLFSSPRPNLFPHAQLSRGNPVSGASDSSLPVLPESGNGISPTKELHRPSSPPTKTLASIGEPGRPASPILNSTNTFRPPQSQDSRSDGRSSPLPPSSISPTKHSPPPPQRRGVNGTNGNGIATPSQSFGNPGASIFPPAAALSPSPRQQILTPPVKNPGPVRVSPLGPAPAVLPPTPNQSSEQIGL, encoded by the exons ATGAAGTCAGCCCTACAACAAATTCGCAGCGAACCAACTCGCAACAACACTCGCCTAGGCCATGAACAGCCGCTGAATCTCAAAACACCGTCCCTTTCAAGACTCGTTCCAGTCGCTTCCCTCGATCGCTTGCACCGCAAACCACAGCTTGCGCAACAGGAAAAGCAACAGGCCGATCGAACAATGCCGGCAACGCGCAAACGGGCGCTGCCCGAGGTCAGCTCGGAAAATGCCCAAGAGCCGCCGCAGGActcccttctccttcgcaTCAGGAATATGTGGCAATTCGCCAACTTGGTTCAGTTCATGATGTTATTTGGCAAAGCCCTGAAGCTCGACGACAATTTGGACGTAGAG GATTTGGAGGCAGAATGTCTGAAGCCTGGGTCCATGGCTTTGCAGAACATTGGCCTGGGCTTCCTCAagttcctctcctcccaccgtGGTCTAAC GCACGATCTATTCGACGAGTACACGAGACGACAATATCTCAACAAAGCGCCGGAGAAGAACCCGTTTGGCAATTCAGAGGTTTCATTGCGCTTTGCCGATTTTGATGTCTTCACCAAG ATTCGTATTCTTCAACAAATGACGcagttcatcatcatgagcTCCGAGAAGCTGCGGGATAAGACAGAGGAACAAAAGGATACAGATCAGACTAACTGG CGGATTGAACCCTACGGATGGGATCGACATGATCGAACATACTACGTGCTCGACGACAACCGATTGTACCGCATGTCGGAGGCGCCGGCGGCACCAGCAAAACCTAAgaagaacaccaagaaggCGAAAGCAGCACAGCGTGCCAACAAACGGCGCCGCGTAGCATCTGGTGCCGCGAGCGATACCGAGGATGCTGGAGACGAGGCCTCTGAAGGTGGCGCGCCCGCCGAACCAGAGGATGATGGGCTTGGAGGCATGAAATGGGAATGCTTGGCCGCCACTTTGAGCGAGGTCCGCGACTTCATTTCATCCTTGGAGAAAACCAAAGACCCCAATGAGAAGATTCTCCGCAATCAGATTCAAGCTCATCTCCTGCCGATCCTCGAGCAACAGGAAGAATCCAGAAGACGTAAACAACTACAACGAGAAAAGGAGCTTCTGAACCTGGAGAAAATGGCGCACGCTAAGAGGTCGAGTCGAATCGCTGGCAAGCTTGAACACCGCAAAGAGGAAGAACGTGCCCGCGAAGAAGAGCGGAGGCAACGCGAGGAAGAGGCCGCTAGAcgcaaggaggagacgaaACGGGCAAAGGTCGAGCGCGAAAGAGAACACAGGCTGATGTCAAGAGAGCGCCGGctgaaggagagagaggttcGACGTCTTCAAcatgaggaggagttggctCAGCTGTCCGAGGACAGCAAGAGCACAGCCTCTGCCCGTATGTCAGACCGTCGAAGGATTGCCGAGATCGAGAGGAACAAGAAGGCTTTGCaggagctggaagaggaagaggaggactgGATTTTTGATTGCATTTGCGGCGCATACGGACAAATCGACGACGGAACCCACAGTGTTGCCTGCGAGCGGTGTAATGTCTGGCAGCACAGCAAGTGTCTTGGCATCGATGAaaaggaggctgaggaggaagatttTCACTTTGTTTGCGAACCTTGTCGTCGGCGCGAAAAGGAAGCTGAGCAGCGGCCTctcatcaagctcaaggTGAATAAGCAGGAAGAAGCTCCggtctcttcctcgccacaATCCGCACCAACTGAAAACACCACGGGCGAGGCTGACGGTCGTGCCCGACTGGTTGTGGAGCTGCCATTGAAGGCCTCctctggtgttgatgaaTCGACAGAGCAGCCGGCGTCTGCACCATCATTGGACGTAGCAAATGGGGACCGCCCCGCAACGACGAAACCCCCAGATTCACAGGGGAGCAACCTGTTTTCATCCCCACGTCCGAATCTGTTCCCGCACGCTCAGCTGTCCCGTGGCAATCCTGTGTCCGGCGCCTCCGATAGCAGTCTTCCTGTGCTCCCCGAAAGCGGCAATGGCATCTCCCCCACAAAGGAATTGCACCGTccttcgtcaccaccaacaaagaCACTTGCTTCGATCGGAGAGCCAGGCCGACCTGCCTCGCCTATACTGAACAGTACCAACACGTTCAGACCTCCGCAGTCCCAGGATAGCAGATCAGACGGGCGGTCATCACCTTTGCCGCCGTCGAGTATCTCTCCCACTAAGcactcgcctcctcctcctcagcgtCGCGGTGTCAACGGGACCAATGGTAACGGGATCGCCACTCCTTCGCAGAGCTTTGGCAATCCAGGCGCGTCGATATTCCCTCCCGCTGCCGCCTTGTCGCCTTCCCCGAGGCAGCAAATCCTCACCCCTCCCGTGAAAAACCCAGGGCCAGTCAGAGTCTCCCCACTGGGACCCGCACCTGCCGTGTTGCCTCCTACACCAAACCAGTCTTCTGAGCAAATTGGCTTGTGA